The Balneola vulgaris DSM 17893 DNA window TACTTCAACTTTAAACTGAGTTCCTGCAGCTAACGGATTTCCATTTTCATCAGTAGCTGTAAACGTAAAGTTCTCACCACCATTCGGAGGTAGATCGAAGGTGGTTGGAGATACATTTGAAATTTGTGGGAATCCTGAGAAGAGAACATTGGTAGATGTCGTAATCTCATTGTCGTTTTTATCGAATGTTTTTGCTGTTACAGTTACTAAACCATTAGCAGGACGTGGATTTGCTGTAATTAATTGTACGGTACCAACACCATTTTCATCTGTGGTAGTTGAACCTTGAATAACGCCACCGTCAGTTTCAAAATAAACTACAGTTCCAGGTTTCACGGGGTTACTAAATTCATCCCCAACAATTACAGTAATGTTATCACGGATATTATTGATATTGAATCCCTCAATGTTATTAGTCTCTGCTGAAATACTAAAATGATTAGCATCAGGGAACCCGCCATGGATGGCAATTAAAACAGGAGTAGATTTAATGGTTAAGCCAATATCCGATCTAGTAATACTTGCTTGAATTTTAACTGGACCAGCTCTATTACCACTAAATAGTGAAGTGGTTACTTTACCATCAGCATTTGTATTAATAGAGGTTGGAGTAACTTCTTCCCCGCCTCCTGGACCTGATAAAATCTGAAAATTAACAGTAGCTTGGTTCGATAAGGTTAAAGGTCGGCCAGCTGAATCCTGTACTTGGAACGTGAAAGTACCACTAATTTCATCACCAGTTTCTGCAATGTTAATGGCTTGCTTAGGAATACTTGTTAAAATGATTTGGGCAGGTCCAGATGATGGGCCAGATACCTGATCACCACCAGTATCGCCTCCACCGTCACCACCACCAGTATTTTCAGGAATTAATGAAATAGGAGAATCTATAGTAACATCTTGGCCAGGGGTGCCAGGAACAGTAACCGTTACTCTATCGAATCCAGTTTTTCTAGCCTCTATAACAAAGTCTGTTGCTTCAGTTATCGTTAGCCCTGAAAAAGTGAAAGATCCATTTTCATCGGTTAATTTAGACTCATTGGTATAAACAGCAGGTTCTAAAATTACGACTACTGCTTCATCAATAGCATCGCCGTTAGTGTTATTAACCACCTGCCCTGTGATGGAAACATCTTTACTTGTTGACTCGCATCCGGTATAAACAAATAAAAATGATAATAGAATTGAGAGGCTTAGTAGATGATACTTTTTCATAGCTTTTTCCTATAGAGATATTATAAGGTGTGCAAAGTTACACATAATTTTTATGGTCATGAAAGAAAATATCGGCAGATATATCTATTCAATAAAGGATGGATCTATAACTGGTTTTGTATCTAACTTCGGTTCAGGTACAAATTTCCATACAATTAATGCCATCACTAAAATAGAAATAGCACCAAAAAATGTATTACTAGCATATCCCTTTAACGAATAAAGAGGTCCTGCAACGGTACCCCCAATTCCATAACCTATTTGACCAATAGCTACTAACAAACTCATTAAGGTTCCACGATTATTAGATTTTACTAACTCAGAGGAGAGAGCTTGAAAGGGGCTAATTCTCATGGCAATTAAAATCATTGCTGCTGGAAAAAGCAAAAAAGCGTGGCCTACATTTTGAACTATATAAGTAGTTGATGCCATTAATAAGGATAATCCTAGGCAAGAAAAGATAATCATATTCTTACGGCCTATTTTATCAGAAAGCCAACCAGAACTTGGCCCAGCAATTACATTAGCTACACCACCAACAGCAAATATATAGCCAATTGTACTCAGATTGACTTCAAAACTGTCCTCTAACCAAGTTGGTAGGTAAATTATAAAGACGGATAAGCTCAAGAACATTAATAAATAGGAGAGAGCTACAAATGAAACCTCAGGACGCTTTAGCAGCTTCACGTATTTAGAAAGAGAACTGAATACGGTTAATTTATCGGTATGCAATTCTACATTCGGTTGAGGTACTTTAAAGTAAATGATGATATATGTTAAGGTCATTACCACACCGAATACAATGAATGGTGATCTAAAACCAAAATGTTCAGCCATAAAAGTACCTAATGGTATACCCAATATTTGCCCAACAGCAATACCACTCATTACCCAGCCATTTGCCCACCCACGTTTTTCATAGGGGAAATAATCGCCCACATAGGCAACGGCAGCACCACTAAGTACGCCACCAGCCATACCCGTCATAGCTCTAATTATTAGAAAACTTTTAAAATCGTAAACTAATTGATGGCTAAATAGGAATATAGCCATACCTCCAGATCCTATTAATAATATCTTTCTACGACCAATTTTATCAGAAAAGGGCCCCATAATAATGGCAAATATTCCAACCATTATTGCATAAACTGTAATTAGATTCCCGAGATATTCAGTAGGGGTATCTAGCATTTTGCCTATTTCTGGTAGTATTGGGGCTAATATCATTATCTGACTACTAGCAGAAAAAACCAGCAGCCACAGAGAAAAAAGAATAAAATAAGACGTGCTTTTCTGTGAATTCATATAAAATTATTGCCGGCTAACATAACAACTAAAGTTG harbors:
- a CDS encoding carboxypeptidase-like regulatory domain-containing protein, translated to MKKYHLLSLSILLSFLFVYTGCESTSKDVSITGQVVNNTNGDAIDEAVVVILEPAVYTNESKLTDENGSFTFSGLTITEATDFVIEARKTGFDRVTVTVPGTPGQDVTIDSPISLIPENTGGGDGGGDTGGDQVSGPSSGPAQIILTSIPKQAINIAETGDEISGTFTFQVQDSAGRPLTLSNQATVNFQILSGPGGGEEVTPTSINTNADGKVTTSLFSGNRAGPVKIQASITRSDIGLTIKSTPVLIAIHGGFPDANHFSISAETNNIEGFNINNIRDNITVIVGDEFSNPVKPGTVVYFETDGGVIQGSTTTDENGVGTVQLITANPRPANGLVTVTAKTFDKNDNEITTSTNVLFSGFPQISNVSPTTFDLPPNGGENFTFTATDENGNPLAAGTQFKVEVGEGLDATGDAEFTLGDYLSPGIGSTQFSFSISDTDEDANDRGGTTITIRVTTPSGKQASYAISGFRSKRINK
- a CDS encoding MFS transporter; the protein is MNSQKSTSYFILFSLWLLVFSASSQIMILAPILPEIGKMLDTPTEYLGNLITVYAIMVGIFAIIMGPFSDKIGRRKILLIGSGGMAIFLFSHQLVYDFKSFLIIRAMTGMAGGVLSGAAVAYVGDYFPYEKRGWANGWVMSGIAVGQILGIPLGTFMAEHFGFRSPFIVFGVVMTLTYIIIYFKVPQPNVELHTDKLTVFSSLSKYVKLLKRPEVSFVALSYLLMFLSLSVFIIYLPTWLEDSFEVNLSTIGYIFAVGGVANVIAGPSSGWLSDKIGRKNMIIFSCLGLSLLMASTTYIVQNVGHAFLLFPAAMILIAMRISPFQALSSELVKSNNRGTLMSLLVAIGQIGYGIGGTVAGPLYSLKGYASNTFFGAISILVMALIVWKFVPEPKLDTKPVIDPSFIE